The following proteins are co-located in the Candidatus Woesearchaeota archaeon genome:
- a CDS encoding type II toxin-antitoxin system RelE/ParE family toxin has protein sequence MVEVVFDDNFRRYFKKIKSQSMKMQIISQIEKIRENPETGKPMRFSRKGTRELYISPYRLSYTIKEGIIYILDLYHKDNQ, from the coding sequence ATGGTAGAAGTAGTCTTTGATGATAATTTCAGGAGGTATTTTAAGAAGATAAAAAGCCAATCCATGAAAATGCAGATAATCAGCCAGATTGAGAAAATCAGAGAGAATCCTGAAACAGGAAAACCGATGAGATTCAGCAGAAAAGGAACAAGAGAATTATACATCTCTCCTTACAGATTATCCTACACCATAAAAGAGGGTATTATCTACATTCTTGATTTATATCACAAGGATAATCAATAA
- a CDS encoding phage integrase N-terminal SAM-like domain-containing protein, producing the protein MDIPGAMKKEMLRRRLSHKTIRTYLFYVRKSLLFCSKDPKQFSKKDCREFLERYIERSGSTLNVALNSLRFMMEEVLRKSMSLNINHSKIPKTA; encoded by the coding sequence ATGGACATTCCCGGGGCCATGAAGAAAGAGATGCTCAGGAGAAGATTGAGCCATAAGACAATCAGGACTTATCTGTTCTATGTAAGGAAGTCCCTCCTGTTCTGCTCTAAGGATCCAAAGCAATTTTCGAAAAAGGATTGCAGGGAATTCCTTGAGAGATATATAGAAAGATCCGGCAGCACTCTGAATGTAGCTCTCAACTCACTCAGGTTCATGATGGAAGAAGTTCTTCGGAAAAGCATGAGTCTGAACATAAATCATTCAAAGATACCAAAGACCGCTTGA